In Tistrella mobilis, the genomic window TGTCGCCGGCCATGGCAATGACGTCGGCGCGGATGGTGCGCTGATGCTCCAGCAGATAGGCCTGCGCCACCTCACGCGACTGGCTGAGGGCGGTGCGGACCCGCTCGTTGAACCAGGTCTGGACACCAAAATCGAAGAACAGCGCCGAGAATACCATCACCACGATCGCGGGCAGGGCGGCGACCAGGGCGAACAGTGTCACCAGCCGCAACTGCAGGCGCGATGCCGTCGACTGCCGACGTCGCTGGAGCCACAAGCGGACCAGACCATGGGCCAGCAAGCCGACCAGCAGCAGCAGCAGCGCCAGATCGATGTTCAGCAGAATGAACACCGTGCCGGCATCGGCACGGGCTTCGTTCCCCCAGTTGTTGCCGAAGAAGGACAGGCCGGTCAACGCCAGATAGGTCGCGACACCGGCGCCCAGGGCGGCAATCAGCACAGCAATGGTGAAAATCCGGCCGGGGCGGATACGGGCCGCCAGCACCGTCATGCGGCGGCCGAAATTGCCGGCGATGCGGCCGGCAAAGCGCTGATGCCGCGCCTCGGGCGCACGTGACGGCTGGGGCCGTTCTTTCTCTACGCCCTCCCCGGCGGATCCGGTGGTCATCTGCCGGCCACGCTGCCGCCGATGCGGGTGGGCTCGCCCCCGCGGGTGACCTCGATCGACAGGTCGCGAATCTTCTTGCGCAAGGTGTTGCGGTTCAACCCCAGCACCTGGGCCGCCTTGATCTGGTTGCCGCGGGTGGCGACCAGGGTACGCTCGATCAGCGGCCGCTCCACCTCACGCAGGATCCGGTCATAGAGGCCCGCCGGCGGCAGGCCGTCGTCATGGGCATCGAAATACTCGGCCAGGTGGAAGTCGATCGCCTCGCCAAGACTGCCACCACGCCGCCGGTCATCATCCGCCGGCATCGGCTCGGCGAACTCACCCTCGATGTCCGGACGATAGATGACATCCTCCGCCGAGAGTGCAGCCAGACGGCGCATCAGGTTCTCAAGCTCGCGGACATTACCGGGCCAGTGATAGGCCGTCAGCACCTCGATCGCATCCGCCGACAGGGTCTTGAGCGGCAGCCCCTGGTCGCAGGCCAGTTTCAGGAAATGGCGGGCCAGATCGGCGATGTCCTCCCGCCGCTCGCGCAATGGCGGCAGGCGCACCGGCACCACATTCAGGCGATAGAACAGATCCTCGCGGAACAGACCCTGCTGAATCAGCTGACGGAGATCGCGGTGGGTCGCCGCGATGATCCGGACATCCGCCCGGATCGGCGTACGCCCGCCGACGGTGGTGAACTCCCCCTCCTGAAGCACGCGCAGCAGTCGTGTCTGGGCGTCCAGCGGCATGTCACCGATTTCGTCCAGAAACAGCGTGCCGCCCTGGGCCTGCTCGAACCGACCGGTCTTGCGCTGAGCTGCACCGGTGAAGGCCCCCTTTTCGTGGCCGAACATCTCGGATTCGATCAGATCCCGCGGGATCGCCGCCATGTTGATCGCAACGAACGGGCCGCCTCGACGCTTGCCGTAATCATGCAGCGCACGCGCGACCAGCTCCTTGCCGGTGCCGCTTTCACCGGTGATCATCACGGTCAGATCAGTGCCCATGATCCGGGCCATGACCCGGTAGACTTCCTGCATAGACGGCGACCGGCCGACCAGCGGCATCTCCTCTTCGGCCTGCGGCTGGCCACGCTGATCCAGTGCCGGTGGCGGCGCATCGCCGCGCCGGGTGTTGAGCGCCCGCTGGACGATGCGGAGAAGTTCGTTCAAATCGAATGGCTTGGGGAGATATTCGAACGCCCCGCGTTCAGTCGCCTTGACCGCGGTCAACAGCGTCTTCTGTGCGGTCATCACGATGACCGGCAGGTTGGGGCGCAGGCGCTTGATCCGGGGCAAAAGGTCGAGCGCGTTCTCGTCCGGCATCACCACATCGGTGATCACCAGATCGCCGTCGCCGTCCTCGACCATCCGCCAGAGCGAGGCAGCGGTCCCGGTGGTACGCACCGTGTGCCCGGCCCGGCTGAGTGCCTGATGCAGAACGGTACAGATGCTACGGTCGTCATCGGCGACCAGGATGGTTGCGGGCTCCATCGCGTCCGTCGTTCCTTCAGGCCTTGGGGTTGTACATGGGCAGCATCACCTTGAAGACGGTGCGCCGGGGGCGGCTGTCGACCTCGATCACCCCGCCATGATCGTTGACCGCCTTGGCGACCAGCGACAGGCCGAGGCCGGTACCCGAGGGTTTGGTGGTGACGAAAGGATCGAACAGATTGGCCCGGATATCCTCGGGCACACCCTGGCCGTTATCCTGCACCGTCACCACGAGTGGCAGGTCCAGCCGGTCGCGGCTGCCGGGCACCTGGACACGCAGGCCATGCTGGAAAGCGGTGGTGAGGGTGATTTCTCCACCTTCGTCCGGAACCGCCTCGGCTGCATTCTTCACCAGGTTCAGAAAGATCTGGACCAGCATGTCGTGGTGGCCGTAGACCGGCGGCAATGACGGATCGTACTGCTCGATGAAACGGACATGGGCAGCGAAGCCGTTCTGGGCCAGACGGCGGACATGTTCCAGCACCACATGAATATTCACCGGCTCGCGCTCGATCGGCCGCCCGTCGGAGAACTGTTCCATCCGGCCGATCAGGTTCACGATCCGGTCGGCCTCCTTGCAGATCAGCTGGGTGAGCATGCGGTCGCCCTCGGCGACATTGTACTCCAGCAGCTGGGCGGCGCCGCGAATCCCCGACAACGGGTTCTTGATCTCGTGGGCCAGCGCCATGGCCATCCCGGTGATCGAGCGTGCGGCGCCACGATGGGTCAGCTGACGATCGATCTTATGGGCCATCGACCGCTCGATCAGCGACAGCAGCACCGCCGGCGCACCGGTGGCAGCCTGGTCGGGAAGCGGGGCCACCTGCACATCGACCAGCCGGCTGCCGGTGCGGGGACCGTCGATCACGATGTCGTATTCGTTCAGGCTCGACCCGCCATGCAGGAAGCATTTGCGGGTGATGTCCATCAACGGGCTGTCATAGCGGATGAACTCGGTCAACGCCGAGCCGATCAGCACCGAGATGCCGGTGCCGAAAAACTGCTCTGCAGCGGGATTGCCATAGAGAATCCGGTCGTCATTGGCCACCACCAGAACCGGGTGCGGCAGGGCG contains:
- a CDS encoding nitrogen regulation protein NR(II); protein product: MWKGLAQTMALTSFGRKRRPSKSPVPGDAILDALPHPVLVVANDDRILYGNPAAEQFFGTGISVLIGSALTEFIRYDSPLMDITRKCFLHGGSSLNEYDIVIDGPRTGSRLVDVQVAPLPDQAATGAPAVLLSLIERSMAHKIDRQLTHRGAARSITGMAMALAHEIKNPLSGIRGAAQLLEYNVAEGDRMLTQLICKEADRIVNLIGRMEQFSDGRPIEREPVNIHVVLEHVRRLAQNGFAAHVRFIEQYDPSLPPVYGHHDMLVQIFLNLVKNAAEAVPDEGGEITLTTAFQHGLRVQVPGSRDRLDLPLVVTVQDNGQGVPEDIRANLFDPFVTTKPSGTGLGLSLVAKAVNDHGGVIEVDSRPRRTVFKVMLPMYNPKA
- the ntrC gene encoding nitrogen regulation protein NR(I); this translates as MEPATILVADDDRSICTVLHQALSRAGHTVRTTGTAASLWRMVEDGDGDLVITDVVMPDENALDLLPRIKRLRPNLPVIVMTAQKTLLTAVKATERGAFEYLPKPFDLNELLRIVQRALNTRRGDAPPPALDQRGQPQAEEEMPLVGRSPSMQEVYRVMARIMGTDLTVMITGESGTGKELVARALHDYGKRRGGPFVAINMAAIPRDLIESEMFGHEKGAFTGAAQRKTGRFEQAQGGTLFLDEIGDMPLDAQTRLLRVLQEGEFTTVGGRTPIRADVRIIAATHRDLRQLIQQGLFREDLFYRLNVVPVRLPPLRERREDIADLARHFLKLACDQGLPLKTLSADAIEVLTAYHWPGNVRELENLMRRLAALSAEDVIYRPDIEGEFAEPMPADDDRRRGGSLGEAIDFHLAEYFDAHDDGLPPAGLYDRILREVERPLIERTLVATRGNQIKAAQVLGLNRNTLRKKIRDLSIEVTRGGEPTRIGGSVAGR